Below is a window of Methylosinus sp. PW1 DNA.
CTCTGCCGCTGGTCGCCGCGCGCTCGTCCTCCGCTCAGCCGGCGCCGGCGCCGGTCGCGGCCGCCGCCGTTCCGGTCGGCCTGCGGACGGAGCCGCTCGCCGGCAAGGCGCCGCTGGTGGCGCGGCGCGTGCCCGGCGTCGGACCGATGCCCTCGGAGCGCTATGGCTTCATCCTCTCGCCCGGCTGGAACGCCGTCGATCTGGCGAGCTGGCCGCCGGCCTCCGAGCAGGTCGCGCCGACCGGCACGCAATGGGCCAATCAGGAGGCGGATCCGGCCTGGATCGGCCAGCAGAAGGCCGACGCCGACACGCAGCTCACGGCCAGCGCCGCCGAGCATGTCGCCACCGCCATGGCGCCGCGCAATCGCTACGGCGCCGCGCCGCCGCCGCCCGATCTCGCCGCGGTGCTTTCATTGCCCTCGTCCAAGCAGAGCCAGTCCCGCTGAATTTCTTTTTCGGAGTTTCGTCATGAGCCGTTTCTCGAGACATTCGCCGCCGCTGCTGCTCTTGGCGCTCGGCCTTTCCGCCTGCTCCCCGACGCGCGGCATTCTCGCCGTCGATCCGACGCCGACGGGCGCCACAGCGGCGCCGCCGCCGGCGCAGGGCGTCGAGGCGCGCAGCGGCGCCGCCGCCATTCTGGCGCTGCCGGTGGAAGCGCGCGTGCGCGGCGGCCTCGAGGAGCGCCGCTACGCCAATGGCTGGCGTCAAAGCGTCGCGCTGGACCGCGCCCTTATGGGCAAGGGCTGGAACGAGCTGACCGTCGACATTCGCGCGGCCGCCGCCGGGAGCGGCCATGAGGGCGAGATCCCCATGGGCAGGCCCACCGAGGTCGGCGTGCGTCAGGAGCTGTCGCTGCGCTTTCCGACGACGCGCATGCGCATCGTCGCCAAGCCGCTGCGCAATGAGCTCGGACCCTTCGGCCTCGCCGTGGGGCCGGGGCCGGAGGGAACGCGCTGCGCCTTCGCCTGGCAATGGGTCGATGATCTGCGCGCCGTCGCCCGGCCGGACGCCGCCGCCACGACCATCGTTCGCGGCGACGAGATTCCCGCCTCGATCCGCATGCGCCTCTGCCGCAAGGGCGTCACCGAGCAGCAATTCGCCGATTGGTTCTCGCGGCTGCGCGCCACCGAGGCCGCCAATGTGGAGCGCGTCGTCGACGCCGCCCGCAGCGGCGTCGATGCGCCTGCGCGCCCGCCCGCCGCCGGCGAGCGGCCCGCGGCCCCGGCGACGGTGGCGAGCATCGCCGCCCCGGCCAAGCGGCCGCCGGTCCATAAGGCGAAGGTCAGGCCTCTCCATCGCCATGAGGAGACGACGACCGAGGTTCGCCGCTACAGCGAGCCGGCCAGATCGGTGGAGACCAAGCCGGTGGAGACCCGGGCCGCCGCGGTCCATTTCGATCCCGGCCTGCCGCCCCAGGCCTTCGCCGGCCCGCCCAAGTCCGCGACGCGGTGAGGGGCCGCGGACATGCGCCCTGAACGCCCAAGGCCTTGACACTCTCCTCTCGGCCGCCGATGTTGCCGAACAAATTGTTCGGCATATCGAACAGGAGAGAAGAATTTGGCCAATGCGCTTCCAGCCATAGAGACGTTGTCCTCTTCGGACCCGCTCAATGGGCGCATCGTCGAGTTCCCGCTGGACCAGCCGCTCATCACCGATGGGGGCGGCTGCGTCGCGCCTTTGACGATCGCTTACCAGGCCTATGGCGAGCTGAACGCCGCGCGTTCCAACGCCATTCTGCTGTGCCATGCGCTGACCGGCGACCAGCACGCCGCCAATGTGCATCCGCTGACCGGCAAGCCCGGCTGGTGGGATGTCATGGTCGGCCCCGGCAAGCCCTTCGACACGGAGCGTTATTTCATCGTCAGCTCCAATGTCGTCGGCGGCTGCCTCGGCACCTCCGGCCCATCCTCGATCGATCCCACGACGGGCCACGCCTACGGCCTCGATTTTCCGGTCGTCACCATTCGCGACATGGTGCGCGCGCAGGCGATGCTGATCGATCATCTCGGGATAGACCAGCTCTTCTGCGTCGCCGGCGGCTCAATGGGCGGCATGCAGGTTCTGCAATGGGCGGCGAGCTATCCAGAGCGCGTCTTCTCCGCCATGCCGATCGCGACGGCGCCCAAGCACTCGTCGCAGAATATCGCCTTTCACGAGGTCGGCCGGCAGGCGGTGATGGCCGATCCCGATTGGCGCGGCGGGCGCTATCTGGAGCAGGGCGTGCGGCCCGAGAAAGGCCTCGCCGTCGCGCGCATGGCCGCGCATATCACCTATCTCTCGGAGCCGGCGCTGCAACGCAAGTTCGGCCGCAAGCTGCAGGACCGCGAGGCGCCCACCTTCTCCTTCGACGCGGATTTTCAGATCGAGAATTATCTGCGTCACCAGGGCATGGCCTTCGTCGATCGCTTCGACGCCAATTCCTATCTCTATGTCACGCGCGCCTGCGATTATTTCGATCTCGCGGCCGATTACGGCGGCTCGCTGGCGCAGGCGTTCAAGGGAACGAAGACGCGCTTTTGCGTCGTCTCCTTCAACACCGATTGGCTCTATCCGACCTCCGCCTCGCGCGCCATCGTGCATGCGCTCAACGCCGGCGGCGCCTCGGTCTCCTTCGTCGAGATCGACAGCGACAAGGGCCATGACGCTTTTCTCGTCTATGAGCCGGATTTCATTGCGACGACGCGCGGATTTCTGGAGGCGGCCGCCGCTGCGCGCGGCCTGCCGCGGGCCGGGGAGGCCTAGCCGATGAACGCTCCTATCTTTCCGCAGAGCGCGCAGGAACGCCCCGTTCGTCTCGATCTCGCCGCCGTCGCGGCGATGGTCGCGCCGGGCAGCCGCGTGCTCGACGTCGGCTGCGGCGACGGCGCGCTGCTGCAATTGCTGGCAGACACCAAGCAGGTGGACGGACGCGGCGTGGAATTGTCGCAGCGCGGCGTCAATGACTGCGTGGCCAAAGGCTTGTCGGTGATTCAAGGCGACGCCGACACCGATCTGCGCGACTATCCGACCGATGGATTCGATTATGTGATTCTCTCGCAGACGCTGCAGGCGACGCATCATCCACGACAAGTGCTGGTCGACATGCTGCGCATCGGCCGGCGCGCGATCGTCTCCTTCCCCAATTTCGGCCATTGGAAAGTGCGGCTGTCGCTGCTGGCCAAAGGCCGCATGCCGCAGACCACGACGCTGGCGCACGCCTGGTACGACACGCCCAACATACATCTCTGCACGATCAGGGATTTCGTCGATCTCGTCGAAGCGCTGGGCGCGCATATAGAGCGCGGCGCGGCGCTGGATCACGCCGGCGCGCCCATCCGCGTGAACGCGCCCTGGTGGGTTTGGAATCTCTTCGGCGCGCAGGCGATCTTCCTGCTCGAGCGCGATCCGCCGAAAAAAATATCATGATTAGCTGCGAAAAATACTTAGGCGATTGAATCTCGCGGGGCTCGGCGTTTGCGCAATATTGCCGAGACGCTGCGCTCTCTCATTTTCATGCAGCGCCGCGCGAATAGCGAAAAGTCCAGAAATCAAAGGCGGATCGCGGCTTTTTACGAGCGCGCGCGGCGCCGGAGCGCGTGCTTCGTGCGACCTCCTGTCCGAGAGCGAGCGCTTTCCCAGGGGGAAGCTTCGCGGTAGATTGCCTGCAATGACCGACGAACGCGCCGATTTGCGCAAATAAAGTCGGCGACCGCGGGAGCGCGCTGATGCTGGAGCCGCCGTCTCTTAGAGGCGTGCCGATGTTTGCGACTGTCGATGCGCAGTCGATGCAGCGGCTCACCCGCGATGCGAAATTAGAACAGTTCGAAGACGGACAAACGATTTTTCGTCAAGGCGATCGCGCGCTGCATGTGGCCATTGTGGTCGACGGATTCGTGAAGCTGACGCGCACTGCCTCCTGCGGCGACGAGACTCTCATCAATATCTGCAATATCGGCGAGAGCCTCTATGAGGCGCTGAGCCCGGACGGCGAAAGCTATCGCGTCGGCGCGGAAGCCGTTGGACCGGCGCAGCTCATGAAGCTCTCCGCGCCGCGATTTCGATTCATGCTGCGCGAATCCCCGTCGCTCGCATCGGCGGTGATCGAGGAGACCGCGCGCAAGCTGAGCGGGCTGATCGGCGAGATCGAATCGCTCAAAGGCCAAACCGCCGAGCAGCGGCTCGCGCGCTTCCTGCTGACGCTGTGTCCGCCGAATGTCGAAAGCTGCAGCCTGCGCTTGCCCTATGACAAGCGGCTCATCGCCGCGCGGCTCGGCGTCAAGCAGGAGACATTGTCGCGCGCTTTCGCCAAGCTGCGCGAGATCGGCGTGCGCACGGAGACGCGCGACGTCACCATCGAGAATGTCGCGCGTCTGTCGATCGAATGTTGCGGCGGCGAGCGCGAGCCCACTCTGCCCTCCGAGCGGCGCGATCTGATCGAGAGCCGCGGCGCGCTCGCCTGAGCTTCGCCGCCTTCGCGCCATGATTTCGGCCCCGCATGCCGCAATTCTCCGCCCTCGCGCGCAAGGCGCGAAGCTCGGAAGGAATTGCGCATGAAACGGATTTTCGTGACCGCTCTTTTCATTCTCGCGGCCGATGGCGCCGCCCTCGCCGCCTCCACGACGGATGGCGCCGGCGCCTTGTCGCTCGCCGCCCTCGCCGGCAAGCATTCGCCGGCGGTGAAGCCGGCCGCGAAGGCGGCGCTCGGCAAGCTCGCCGACGGACATGCGAAAATCGCTTTTCCCAAGGGCAAGACGATAGAAGTGATCGTCGATTCGATCAGCTGCCGCGCGAGCAATGTGGACATCACGCAGCATGCATGCGAGCTGACCTTCGGCCAGAAGAAGGTCCAGCTCGCCGGCCGCCTCGCGCATGAGATATTCGCGACGCTGCTCGAGGTGGGCGTGCCGCCGGACGGCGCAGCCGGAACGATTTATGCTGCGGCCTCCGCTATCGACTGCGCGGTCGAGCCCGACGAGGTCGCGCAAAAGGCCGGCGGCGGGGCGCAGTGCAAATATGAGCCGCCGAAGTGAGCGGCGAAGGAGGTCAGGTGAGCGAGCCGGAAACGACGGTCCAAGAAACGACGGTCTATGTGTGCACCGTGTGCCGAGCCAAGGATGATCCGGAGGTGCGTCCGGGCCATGCGCTGCTCGAGGCGCTCGGCGCGCGCCTCACCGCGGAGGACCGCGCGATCATCGCGGCGGAGCCGGTAGAATGTCTCGGCGTGTGCTCGCGCCCCTGCACGGTGGCCATGGCCGCGCGGGGCAAGTGGACCTATGTGCTGGGCGATTTCGACAAGGTCGTCGATGTGGACGATCTCATCGAGTCGGCGCGCCGCTATACGGCGTCGGAAACCGGCCTGGTGCCGAAGAAGGATCGGCCGGACGCGATGCGCAAGGGGATCATCTCGCGCACGCCGCCGGCGCCCAAGGGGTGAGCGAAGAGCGAAATAGCGAGTAGCGAATAGTTTTTGCTACTCGCTATTCGCTACTCTCTATTCGCTCTCTACTCGGCTTTTTTCGCCCGCGCGATCGCTTCATTGATGATCTTATGCGCCGCCGCGGCGTCGCCCCAGCCGGCCGCCTCGACCCATTTGCCGGGCTCGAGGTCCTTGTAATGGGCGAAGAAATGCTCGATCTGCCGCGTCGTGATCTCCGGCAGGTCGGTGTAGTTCTGCACCTTGTCGTAGCGCTTGGTCAGCTTGGGCGCGGGCACGGCGATGATCTTCTCGTCGCCGCCGGCCTCGTCGCGCATGTAGAGCACGCCGATCGGGCGCACGGCGATCAGCGCGCCGGGCGCGATCGGCCGCGTGTTGGCGACGAGCACGTCGCAGGGGTCGCCGTCTTCCGACAGAGTGTGCGGGATGAAGCCGTAATTGCCGGGATAGCGCATCGACGTGTAGAGGAAACGATCGACGACGAGCGTTCCAGAGGCTTTGTCGAGCTCATATTTGATCGGCTCGCCGCCCAGCGGCACTTCGATCACGACATTGACCTCGAATGGGGGATTCGCGCCGATTTCAATGGCGTCGAGACGCATCTAGTAACTCCTGACGGTGGGAAAAGTCAGCGGACGGGCGCGGAGACGAATCCGAAGGCGACGCGCGCCAGCATGTCGTCGCCGAAGCGCTCTTCCGCGCGGCGAACGGTGAGGCCGCCGAGCCGCCGATAAAAGGCCAGAGCCTTGTCATTATCGGCCAAGGCCCAGACGATGGTGGAGAGATAGCCATGCGCGGCGAGCTCCTGCCGCGCGGCGTTGAACAGGCGTCGGCCGAAGCCGAGGCCCTGATATTCGGGCAGCAGATAAATCTCGAAGATCTCGCCCGAGTAAGGCATTGAGGGCACGCGATTGCGCCCATAGGTGACATAGCCGACGACGTCCTGGTCGAACTCCAGCACCAGAATGCCGCTGCCCCGCACGATCGCCCGCGCCCACCATTGCGGCCCGCGGCGGGCGATCATGCGCTCGAGCTCCCCGCCCGGAATGACGCCGCGATAGGCGTCCCGCCAGGAGGCGTCGTGCACATGCGTGATCGCCTCGGCGTCGCCGGGTCCAGCATGGCGAATGAGGGTGGCGGTCTCGACCATGGCTCCGATGTTAGGTCCCGAGGGCCTGTTTGGGCAAGAGCCGGGCGCCGACAAAGCGAACAAAAATAAAAGATCGCGGCGTCGAAATGGCCGAATCGGCGCCGCCTCCCTTGCGGCTCAAGACAATAGGCCGGTGGCGGCGCCGGCGAGCAGGACCACGCCGATAAAGGCCCGGTAGGCGACGAAGGGCCAGGTGGAGAAGCGCTCCAGAAAGCGCATCAGCCCCCATATGGCCGCGAAGGCCGAAATGGAGGCGACGACGAGGCCGACCGCCAGCACCGACCAGCCGTGGCCGTCGAGATGCGCCTTGTGCAGCTCATAGAGCTCCTTGAGGCCGGCGAGGGTGATGGCCGGCAGGCCGAGCAGGAAGGAGAATTGCGCCGCCTGCTCGCGCTTGAGGTCCAGGAACAGGGCCGCGGTCAAGGTGGAGCCGGAGCGCGAGACGCCCGGCACCAGCGCCCCCACCTGGGCGAAGCCGACGACCAGCGCATCCTTCAGGCTCACATGGTCCAGCGTGCGGGAGTGGTTGCAATAGAGCTCGGCGATGGCGAGCAGCGCCGCCATGACGATGCAGGAGATGCCGATGACCGGCAGCGAGCGCAGCGGCGAGCCGCAGGCGTTCAGCACGCCAGAGAGCGCGATGCCGGCTAGGCCGATGGGGATGGTGGCGAGGACGATCCAGATGAGGAAGCGGAAGTTCCAATCGCTGAAATCGCGCCGCAGCGCCGCCTGGATGGAGCCGACGGCGATTCCGCGAATATCCTTCCAGAAATAGCTGACCACGGCGGCCAGAGCGGCGAGCTGCATGGCCGCCGAGAAGGCCGAGCCCGGGTCCTTCCAGCCGAGCAGCGCCGGCACGATGCGCATATGCGCCGTGGAGGAGATGGGGAGAAGCTCGGTGATGCCCTGCACGACGCCGAGCGCCGCCACTTTCGCATAGCCGAGCTCGACGAAGCCGGTGTCGAGACCTGAAGTGCAAGCCAAGGCCATGAAACGCTCTCCGAAACGAGGCCCAAGGCCGCGCCGGAGGGCGCGAATCGCCCCCGCGCGGCGGTTACGGTCTTGTCTCAGACAGATGGTTAAGGATTGCTCACGGCCGGACCTCAGCGGCCGTCATAATAGGCGCGATACCAGTCGACGAAGGCCGAGACGCCTTCCTCCACCGAGGTCTGCGGGCGATAGCCGGTCAGCCGCTCGAGCAGCGAGCAATCGGCGAAGGTGCGGGGGGCGTCGCCCTTCTGCATCTCGAGATAGTTGCGGATCGCCGTCTTGCCCAATTTTCGCTCGATCGCCTCGATGAAATCGAGCAGGCCCACCGGCTCGCCGCGCCCGATATTGACGATGCGGAACGGGGCGACCGGCGAGACCGAGGCGTCCGCGCCGATCTGCGGCGCGCGGTCGACGAGGCGCAGGATCGCCTCGACGAGATCGCCGACATAGGTGAAGTCGCGCTGCATCTCGCCGTGATTGTAGATGTCGATCGGCCGGCCATTCTCTATGGCGTCGACGAATTTGAACAGCGCCATGTCCGGCCGGCCCCAGGGGCCGTAGACGGTGAAGAAGCGGAACATTGTCGTCGGAATGGCCCACAGATGCGCATAGGAATGCGCCATGGCCTCATTGGCCTTTTTCGTCGCCGCGTAGAGCGTCAGCGGAAAATCGGCGCGCTCGCTCTCGAGGAAGGGCACGTCCTGATTGCCGCCATAGACGGAGCTGGTGGAGGCCATCAGCAGATGGCGAACGCCCTGCGTCCGCGCCAGCTCGAGAATATTGAAGCCGCCGACGAGATTGGCGTCCACATAGGCGCGCGGATTCTCGAGGCTGTAGCGAACGCCCGCCTGCGCCGCGAGATGGACGATGACCTCGGGCTCCGCCGCGGTGACGGCGCGGGTCAGCGCCTCCATATCCTCGAGCATGGCGATATGGGGGCGAAAGCCTTCGAAGCTGGCGAGCCGGGCGTGGCGCGCCTCTTTCAGCGTCACATCGTAATAAGGCGTGAGCCCGTCGAAGCCGTCGACCCTGTGGCCGAGCTCGAGCAGGCGCCGCGCGAGATGGAAGCCGATGAATCCGGCCGTGCCGGTCACGAAGACGCGCATGAGCCCGCTCTCGTTGGAGACGGGCGATCTCTGCGGAAAAGCCCCGCCGCTGTCAACTTGCCGCGACGTACGGGGCTTCCGCGACCACGCCGGCCTCGACGCAAAAAGCCGGTTTTCACTTCCGCCCAAAAGGCGCTAAACATCGCGCCGAGCATTTTTCTCTAGCGGGACCGATCACCCATGGCGCGGCAGTTCATCTATCATATGCAAGGTCTCACCAAGACCTATCCGGGCGGCAAGAAGGTCCTCGACAATGTCCATTTGTCCTTCTACCCGGACGCGAAGATCGGCGTGCTCGGCGTCAACGGCGCCGGTAAATCGACATTGCTGCGCATCATGGGCGGCATGGACAAGGAATATACGGGCGAGGGCTTCGTCGCGGAGGGCGCGCGCGTCGGCTATCTGCCGCAAGAGCCGCAGCTCGATCCAGAGCTCGACGTGCGCGGCAATATCATGCTCGGCGTCGCCGACAAAAAGGCGATTCTCGACCGCTACAATGATCTCGCCGTGAATTACTCGGACGAGACCGCCGACGAGATGACCCGCCTGCAGGACGAGATCGAGGCCAAGGGCCTGTGGGATCTCGACAGCCAGGTGGATCAGGCGATGGAGGCGCTCGGCTGCCCCTCCGACGACGCCGACGTCACAAAGCTCTCCGGCGGCGAGCGGCGCCGCGTGGCGCTGTGCCGCCTGCTGCTCGAGCAGCCGGAAATGCTGCTGCTCGACGAGCCGACGAACCATCTCGACGCCGAGACGGTGAATTGGCTCGAGGGCCATTTGCGCAATTATCCGGGCGCGATATTGATCGTCACCCATGACCGCTACTTCCTCGACAATGTGACGGGGTGGATTCTCGAGCTCGATCGCGGCCGCGGCATTCCCTATGAGGGGAATTACACCAGCTGGCTGAAGCAGAAGCAGAAGCGCCTCGCCCAGGAGAGCAGCGAGGACAAGGCTCGCCAGCGCGCCCTCGAGGCCGAGAGCGAGTGGATCGCCGCCTCGCCCAAGGCGCGGCAGGCCAAGTCCAAGGCGCGTATCCAGCGCTATGAGGAATTGGTCGCCAAGCAGAATGAGAAGGCGCCGACCACGGCGCAGATCGTCATTCCGGTGGCCGAGCGTCTCGGCGCCAATGTCATCGATGTCGAGCATGTGTCGAAGGCTTTCGGCGATCGCCTGCTCATCGACGATCTGACCTTCAAGCTGCCGCCCGGCGGCATCGTCGGCGTGATCGGCCCCAACGGCGCCGGCAAGACGACGCTGTTCCGCATGATCACCGGTCAGGAGAAGCCCGACAATGGCGCCGTCACTGTCGGCGAGAGCGTGCAGCTCGGCTATGTCGACCAGTCACGCGACGCGCTCGACGACAAGAAGACCGTGTGGGAAGAGATTTCCGGCGGCAATGACATCATCTATCTCGGCAAGCGCGAGATCAACTCGCGCGCCTATTGCGGCGCCTTCAACTTCAAGGGCAGCGACCAGCAGAAGAAGGTCGGCATGCTTTCCGGCGGCGAGCGCAATCGCGTGCATCTCGCCAAGATTTTGAAGCAGGGCGCCAATGTTCTGCTACTCGACGAGCCGACCAATGATCTCGACGTCGACACGCTGCGCGCGCTGGAAGAAGCGCTGGTCGATTACGCCGGCTGCGCCGTCATCATCTCGCATGACCGTTTCTTCCTCGATCGTATCGCCACGCACATGCTCGCCTTCGAGGGCGATTCGCATGTGGAATGGTTCGAGGGCAATTTCGCCGATTACGAGGAGGACAAGAAGCGTCGCCTCGGCATCGACAGCGTCATTCCGCATCGGCTGAAATATAAGAAATTCTCGCGCTGAGTCCCCCTCCCGCACCCTCCCCCGCTATCGCGGGAGAGGGAAGGCGGCAAACGCTGCGCGAACATTCGATGAAGCGCGGAATCCACCCCCTCTCCCGCGAAGCGGGGGAGGCCGGGGAGGGGGCTTCTCACACAGCCTCTCGCCCTTTCGCACGCGCCCGCGGCGCTTCCTCCGCCGGCTCCTCCACGACGCCGCGGCAAATCTCCACGATCTCGCGGCGCAGCCAGGCGTGCGCCGGCTCGCGGTCTTGCAGCGAGTGCCAGACCATCAGCAGATCATAGGTCGGGAACTCGATCGGTATCTCCAATATTCGCAGCGGCGCGAGGCGCACGAAATGCTCGGCGATGCGCAGCGGCAATGAGAAGACGAGATCGCTGCTCGCCACGATCCAGGGCGCCGAGAGAAAATTCGGCACGACGAGCGAGACCTTGCGCGCGAGGCCGCGGCGCTCCAGCCAATCGTCGATGATTCCGGTGCCCGCTTCGCGTCGCGACATCAACATGTGCCGCGCCGCGACGAATTGCTCGAGCGTCGGCTCATCGGTCGGAAAATCGGGGTGGTCGCGCCGCACCAGCGCGACGATGCGATCGGTGTAGAGCCGCTCGCGCCGGACATAGGGCGTCGAATCGAGGATCACGTCGAAGCCGATGACGAGATCGACATCGCCGGCGTCCGCCGCCTCGCGCAGCGAGCCGGAGGTCTGCACCAGATGGATCTCCACATTGGGCGCTTGCCGGCTCACCGATCTCATCAGCGGCGGCAGCAGGCAGAATTCGACATAATCATTCGTCGCGATCGTGAACCGCCGCTGCGTCGTCGCCGGAGAGAATTCCTTCGAGCCGCGGATCACGAGCTCGACCTCGTTCAATATGGAGGCGACGGGCTCGACCAGGGCGAGCGCGCGCTGCGTCGGCTTCATTCCCTGCGGCGTCTTCACCAGCACCGGATCGTCGAGCTGCTGCCGCAAGCGCTGCAGCACATGGCTCATCGCCGATTGGGTGATGAACATTTTCTGCGCCGCGCGCGACACATTGCGCTCCTCCATCAAAAAATTGAAGGCGACGAGCAGATTGAGATCGAAGTTCCGCAGCTCGGTCATTGGTCCGCCATCCGCATCGTCGCGCGCGCGAGGATCGTTCGGAAGATGACGCCAGAACGGCGCCTTCGACGCCACTGAAAATTTTCGATCGCGCGATGAAATCGATGCATTTGCGCGCGCTCGGGACGAACCATGCCATTCCTCGCCCCGCCGCGAAAGAGCGCAGGCGGCCTCGCACCTTCATAATCGTCCCCGATGGCTCCTCGTGCGTTCTCTGAGGGTCGGAAGGGCGAGGCGAGGGGATGCGGCGTCACATTGCGGCCGCGAACCATCTCGCAACCGCGAAAAGGAGTCTGCGCAAGAAATGGACAATCGCGGAAAAACCCTGGTTTTCCGGGCGATTCGCGGCGGCGGCTGCGGCTTGACACGAAATGGCGCTGCCCATATGTTGCGCGCGGCTCGAACGACTTGGCCGCCCGGCCGATATCGCGTCGCGTCGAAATCCCTTCCGTCGCCCCTGTCCGGGCGTTTCTTCGGCGATCATCTATGCTGCTCGCGCGTGCTCTGAAGCTTTTGCGCGAGGAGGAGAGCCGATGGCCACGGACAAGAATGTGAGCGACCGCGAGCTGCGCGCGAGGCTGGAGAGGCTCCAGGCCGAGCTCGGCAGCAAGGAGGAGGAGCGACGCGCCGAGACTGGCGGCGGATTGCCGGTCGGCGGGTCGTTCGGAAAGGCGCTGAGCGCGGGTTTCACCGTGCTGTCCGAATTCGTTGCGGCGATTCTCGTCGCGACGCTGATCGGATGGCAGGCGGATCGCTGGTTCGGCACCGGGCCGTGGCTGCTGATCCTGTTTCTGGGGCTCGGCGTCGCTGCAGGCTTCTACAATGTGTTTCGCTTCGTCGCGCCGAAAGACGCGCGAGGCGGCGGATGAAACAGGCGGCCCGACTCCCTCGGCGCCGCGGAGATGAAGGGCCGGGCGCCGTCCGGATCGAGCGATGAATCCTACCGAGCAGTTCGAGCTCCAGCGTATTGCGCCTTACTTCATCAATGGC
It encodes the following:
- a CDS encoding undecaprenyl-diphosphate phosphatase, translating into MALACTSGLDTGFVELGYAKVAALGVVQGITELLPISSTAHMRIVPALLGWKDPGSAFSAAMQLAALAAVVSYFWKDIRGIAVGSIQAALRRDFSDWNFRFLIWIVLATIPIGLAGIALSGVLNACGSPLRSLPVIGISCIVMAALLAIAELYCNHSRTLDHVSLKDALVVGFAQVGALVPGVSRSGSTLTAALFLDLKREQAAQFSFLLGLPAITLAGLKELYELHKAHLDGHGWSVLAVGLVVASISAFAAIWGLMRFLERFSTWPFVAYRAFIGVVLLAGAATGLLS
- a CDS encoding homoserine O-acetyltransferase, coding for METLSSSDPLNGRIVEFPLDQPLITDGGGCVAPLTIAYQAYGELNAARSNAILLCHALTGDQHAANVHPLTGKPGWWDVMVGPGKPFDTERYFIVSSNVVGGCLGTSGPSSIDPTTGHAYGLDFPVVTIRDMVRAQAMLIDHLGIDQLFCVAGGSMGGMQVLQWAASYPERVFSAMPIATAPKHSSQNIAFHEVGRQAVMADPDWRGGRYLEQGVRPEKGLAVARMAAHITYLSEPALQRKFGRKLQDREAPTFSFDADFQIENYLRHQGMAFVDRFDANSYLYVTRACDYFDLAADYGGSLAQAFKGTKTRFCVVSFNTDWLYPTSASRAIVHALNAGGASVSFVEIDSDKGHDAFLVYEPDFIATTRGFLEAAAAARGLPRAGEA
- a CDS encoding GNAT family N-acetyltransferase, whose translation is MVETATLIRHAGPGDAEAITHVHDASWRDAYRGVIPGGELERMIARRGPQWWARAIVRGSGILVLEFDQDVVGYVTYGRNRVPSMPYSGEIFEIYLLPEYQGLGFGRRLFNAARQELAAHGYLSTIVWALADNDKALAFYRRLGGLTVRRAEERFGDDMLARVAFGFVSAPVR
- a CDS encoding NAD-dependent epimerase/dehydratase family protein — encoded protein: MRVFVTGTAGFIGFHLARRLLELGHRVDGFDGLTPYYDVTLKEARHARLASFEGFRPHIAMLEDMEALTRAVTAAEPEVIVHLAAQAGVRYSLENPRAYVDANLVGGFNILELARTQGVRHLLMASTSSVYGGNQDVPFLESERADFPLTLYAATKKANEAMAHSYAHLWAIPTTMFRFFTVYGPWGRPDMALFKFVDAIENGRPIDIYNHGEMQRDFTYVGDLVEAILRLVDRAPQIGADASVSPVAPFRIVNIGRGEPVGLLDFIEAIERKLGKTAIRNYLEMQKGDAPRTFADCSLLERLTGYRPQTSVEEGVSAFVDWYRAYYDGR
- the bcsN gene encoding cellulose biosynthesis protein BcsN, whose product is MSRFSRHSPPLLLLALGLSACSPTRGILAVDPTPTGATAAPPPAQGVEARSGAAAILALPVEARVRGGLEERRYANGWRQSVALDRALMGKGWNELTVDIRAAAAGSGHEGEIPMGRPTEVGVRQELSLRFPTTRMRIVAKPLRNELGPFGLAVGPGPEGTRCAFAWQWVDDLRAVARPDAAATTIVRGDEIPASIRMRLCRKGVTEQQFADWFSRLRATEAANVERVVDAARSGVDAPARPPAAGERPAAPATVASIAAPAKRPPVHKAKVRPLHRHEETTTEVRRYSEPARSVETKPVETRAAAVHFDPGLPPQAFAGPPKSATR
- a CDS encoding Crp/Fnr family transcriptional regulator; this translates as MFATVDAQSMQRLTRDAKLEQFEDGQTIFRQGDRALHVAIVVDGFVKLTRTASCGDETLINICNIGESLYEALSPDGESYRVGAEAVGPAQLMKLSAPRFRFMLRESPSLASAVIEETARKLSGLIGEIESLKGQTAEQRLARFLLTLCPPNVESCSLRLPYDKRLIAARLGVKQETLSRAFAKLREIGVRTETRDVTIENVARLSIECCGGEREPTLPSERRDLIESRGALA
- a CDS encoding DUF1636 domain-containing protein; amino-acid sequence: MSEPETTVQETTVYVCTVCRAKDDPEVRPGHALLEALGARLTAEDRAIIAAEPVECLGVCSRPCTVAMAARGKWTYVLGDFDKVVDVDDLIESARRYTASETGLVPKKDRPDAMRKGIISRTPPAPKG
- the metW gene encoding methionine biosynthesis protein MetW, yielding MNAPIFPQSAQERPVRLDLAAVAAMVAPGSRVLDVGCGDGALLQLLADTKQVDGRGVELSQRGVNDCVAKGLSVIQGDADTDLRDYPTDGFDYVILSQTLQATHHPRQVLVDMLRIGRRAIVSFPNFGHWKVRLSLLAKGRMPQTTTLAHAWYDTPNIHLCTIRDFVDLVEALGAHIERGAALDHAGAPIRVNAPWWVWNLFGAQAIFLLERDPPKKIS
- the ppa gene encoding inorganic diphosphatase, with the protein product MRLDAIEIGANPPFEVNVVIEVPLGGEPIKYELDKASGTLVVDRFLYTSMRYPGNYGFIPHTLSEDGDPCDVLVANTRPIAPGALIAVRPIGVLYMRDEAGGDEKIIAVPAPKLTKRYDKVQNYTDLPEITTRQIEHFFAHYKDLEPGKWVEAAGWGDAAAAHKIINEAIARAKKAE
- the ettA gene encoding energy-dependent translational throttle protein EttA encodes the protein MARQFIYHMQGLTKTYPGGKKVLDNVHLSFYPDAKIGVLGVNGAGKSTLLRIMGGMDKEYTGEGFVAEGARVGYLPQEPQLDPELDVRGNIMLGVADKKAILDRYNDLAVNYSDETADEMTRLQDEIEAKGLWDLDSQVDQAMEALGCPSDDADVTKLSGGERRRVALCRLLLEQPEMLLLDEPTNHLDAETVNWLEGHLRNYPGAILIVTHDRYFLDNVTGWILELDRGRGIPYEGNYTSWLKQKQKRLAQESSEDKARQRALEAESEWIAASPKARQAKSKARIQRYEELVAKQNEKAPTTAQIVIPVAERLGANVIDVEHVSKAFGDRLLIDDLTFKLPPGGIVGVIGPNGAGKTTLFRMITGQEKPDNGAVTVGESVQLGYVDQSRDALDDKKTVWEEISGGNDIIYLGKREINSRAYCGAFNFKGSDQQKKVGMLSGGERNRVHLAKILKQGANVLLLDEPTNDLDVDTLRALEEALVDYAGCAVIISHDRFFLDRIATHMLAFEGDSHVEWFEGNFADYEEDKKRRLGIDSVIPHRLKYKKFSR